The Deltaproteobacteria bacterium genome window below encodes:
- the hslV gene encoding ATP-dependent protease subunit HslV — MIRHIQRLKSPPKGEILIRSTTVLAVLRDGKLAFAADGQVSVGNTILKAKATKIRTMRNDTVLSGFAGSTADALTLFEKFEGKLEEYNGNVVRASIELAKEWRTDKMLRRLEALLLVGDRSKILTISGNGDVVEPDDGVAAIGSGGPYALAAARAMLRETKLNAREVAERSLKIASEICVFTNENITVQEI, encoded by the coding sequence ATGATAAGGCACATCCAAAGGCTTAAATCCCCCCCGAAGGGTGAGATTTTAATTCGGAGCACGACAGTTCTTGCTGTCCTGCGCGATGGAAAATTAGCATTCGCCGCGGACGGGCAGGTCTCTGTTGGGAATACGATCTTGAAGGCAAAGGCGACAAAGATTCGTACCATGCGGAACGACACCGTGCTTTCCGGTTTTGCCGGATCGACGGCCGATGCGTTGACACTCTTCGAAAAATTTGAGGGAAAATTGGAAGAGTATAATGGCAATGTCGTTCGCGCCTCTATTGAATTGGCCAAGGAGTGGAGAACAGACAAGATGCTGCGTCGGCTTGAGGCGCTTCTGTTGGTGGGGGATCGTTCAAAAATCCTGACCATTTCCGGGAATGGGGATGTGGTGGAGCCTGATGATGGCGTGGCGGCGATCGGCTCGGGTGGACCTTACGCGCTTGCCGCTGCCCGTGCGATGCTTCGAGAGACGAAGCTAAATGCGCGTGAGGTTGCCGAAAGATCCTTGAAGATCGCCTCGGAAATCTGCGTATTCACAAACGAAAATATCACCGTCCAGGAGATTTAG